A genomic segment from uncultured Desulfuromonas sp. encodes:
- a CDS encoding DUF3024 domain-containing protein, producing MAFSEFELKRIDKLVGGLCRSKSPEALHDRLRYEYLIQDNDVFITEIRPHWKDPEQQTETGLALLHYQAETQIWSLFWQRINQQWVPYESHFEDRVLDHLIKEIHDDSFGVFFG from the coding sequence ATGGCATTTTCTGAATTTGAATTGAAACGGATCGACAAACTGGTCGGTGGCTTGTGCCGCAGCAAAAGTCCCGAGGCGCTACACGACCGACTGCGCTATGAGTACCTGATCCAGGACAATGACGTCTTCATCACCGAGATCCGGCCGCATTGGAAAGATCCTGAACAACAGACAGAAACCGGTCTCGCTCTACTCCATTATCAAGCAGAAACACAGATCTGGAGTCTATTCTGGCAGCGTATCAATCAGCAATGGGTGCCTTATGAATCCCATTTTGAAGACCGCGTACTGGACCATCTGATCAAAGAAATTCACGATGATTCGTTTGGCGTGTTCTTTGGCTAA
- a CDS encoding DNA-3-methyladenine glycosylase I, which translates to MTAPHLELRCSWCLSHAEYIHYHDTQWGVPLHGDRELFEMLTLEGAQAGLSWLTILKKRLSYREAFDNFDIKTVAAYTDQNVERLMNNPGIVRNRLKITSAIRNAQGILRIIEEHGSFDHYLWAFVDGRPIINHWRSLDEVPAETAKSRKLSRELKKRGFNFVGPTICYALMQSIGMVNDHLVSCPRHAQLSAAVDSAERVKPIRP; encoded by the coding sequence ATGACAGCTCCCCATTTAGAGTTACGATGCAGCTGGTGTCTCTCACACGCAGAGTATATTCATTACCACGATACGCAGTGGGGTGTCCCCTTACATGGTGACCGTGAACTGTTTGAAATGCTGACGCTTGAAGGCGCTCAGGCCGGACTGAGCTGGCTGACCATCCTCAAAAAACGCTTGTCTTATCGTGAGGCATTTGACAATTTTGACATTAAAACAGTAGCGGCTTATACAGACCAAAACGTTGAACGTCTGATGAACAATCCCGGCATTGTCCGTAACCGTTTGAAAATCACTTCAGCCATTCGCAATGCTCAGGGAATTTTACGCATTATTGAGGAACATGGAAGTTTTGATCACTATCTCTGGGCATTTGTTGATGGCAGACCAATCATCAACCATTGGCGCAGCCTAGATGAAGTCCCTGCCGAAACAGCCAAATCTCGAAAACTGAGTCGAGAGTTGAAGAAACGCGGTTTCAACTTTGTCGGCCCGACCATCTGCTATGCCCTGATGCAATCCATCGGCATGGTCAATGACCATCTGGTCAGCTGTCCGCGCCATGCCCAGCTAAGCGCGGCTGTGGATTCTGCTGAGCGTGTTAAGCCAATCAGGCCATGA
- a CDS encoding GNAT family N-acetyltransferase — MNNLIKQLIQSLIHTGNVFKKAGLQEGSKSLGETLRKIVYSKHEFYLLAHDLESAKPVKNTLRYQLKAVTCLDDIECLAYLHGLSTLVPFPVQYLKNVFIEGGVGVIAFYKNAPVGCGWLSDTINPQLMRVPVPMESGDIYIHSLFVERKERKHGCARLLIRAVLHTARENGYKRGLSIVLKNKISRWKFFLLFKGKIIGEVIHTRVLLKNFFKHKMWSDNRLNL, encoded by the coding sequence TTGAACAATCTGATTAAGCAACTGATTCAGTCTCTTATCCATACGGGTAACGTTTTTAAAAAGGCTGGCCTCCAAGAGGGTAGCAAATCTCTTGGAGAGACGTTGAGAAAGATTGTTTACTCAAAACACGAGTTTTACCTTTTAGCGCACGATCTTGAATCGGCCAAACCAGTCAAAAACACATTACGCTATCAGCTTAAAGCGGTGACCTGTCTTGATGACATTGAATGTCTGGCGTATTTGCACGGATTGTCGACGCTTGTTCCTTTCCCTGTTCAATATCTGAAGAATGTTTTTATTGAGGGTGGTGTTGGCGTGATCGCTTTTTATAAGAATGCTCCTGTGGGGTGTGGCTGGTTGAGTGACACGATTAATCCCCAACTCATGCGGGTGCCTGTTCCAATGGAATCTGGTGATATTTACATTCACTCGTTGTTTGTTGAACGGAAGGAAAGAAAGCATGGCTGTGCCCGTCTTTTGATCAGAGCTGTTCTCCATACAGCCCGGGAAAATGGCTACAAAAGAGGCCTGAGTATCGTTTTAAAAAACAAAATATCTCGATGGAAATTTTTTCTGTTATTCAAAGGAAAAATAATTGGAGAAGTTATTCACACCAGAGTGTTGTTGAAGAATTTTTTTAAACATAAGATGTGGTCGGACAATAGGCTGAATTTGTAG
- a CDS encoding WbqC family protein, translating to MNLEDKKVAIIQSSYIPWKGYFNIIDLVDEFILLDHVQMTRRDWRNRNRIMTSDGPKWLTVPIKTKGRFSQKIIEAEISDGNWGKKHWATLLHNYSKAPFFEAYRKDFEDLYLRTDEHLLSRVNYLFMTKICEILGIDTKISLDSECNSGGKVSRLVDLCRKSGATMYLSGPSARGYLDVEAFREAGMKVMWMTYKNYPPYAQRSDYPFCHEVSIVDALFNLGAVGTKKMMLKEQDCFESSSFGAPEGQQVMA from the coding sequence GTGAACTTGGAAGATAAGAAAGTCGCAATTATTCAATCGAGTTACATCCCCTGGAAGGGGTATTTCAATATTATTGACTTGGTTGACGAATTCATACTCCTGGATCATGTGCAAATGACTCGCAGGGATTGGCGTAATCGCAACCGAATCATGACCTCTGACGGACCTAAATGGTTAACGGTGCCGATTAAAACCAAGGGACGATTCAGTCAGAAAATTATTGAGGCAGAGATTTCTGATGGCAACTGGGGGAAGAAACATTGGGCAACGCTGTTGCATAATTATTCGAAAGCACCATTTTTTGAAGCCTATAGAAAAGATTTTGAAGACCTTTATCTCCGTACAGATGAGCACCTTCTAAGCCGTGTCAACTACCTCTTTATGACGAAAATCTGTGAAATTCTTGGCATCGATACTAAAATCTCTCTTGATTCAGAGTGCAACAGCGGCGGAAAAGTCTCGAGGCTGGTCGATCTTTGCCGGAAGTCTGGAGCGACCATGTACCTGAGCGGCCCTTCAGCCAGGGGGTATCTGGATGTTGAGGCTTTTCGCGAAGCGGGGATGAAGGTGATGTGGATGACGTATAAAAACTATCCACCTTATGCGCAAAGAAGCGATTACCCCTTTTGTCATGAAGTCAGCATTGTTGATGCCCTGTTTAACCTTGGAGCCGTCGGCACAAAAAAGATGATGCTTAAAGAGCAGGACTGCTTTGAATCTTCCAGCTTTGGAGCCCCTGAAGGTCAACAGGTCATGGCCTGA